The genomic DNA GCAGAGTGCTGCAGTGGGATGAGGCCTGAGCAGTGCTGGGTACCCCAACCTGACAGAGGCAACCCCCACGAGTCTGTGGCTCTGTGACTATGATCCCTGTGCTCTCAGCACAAACAGGGCAATGTCTCCATTCAAAATCCTCTTCCATCTGTCTCACTGGATGTCTTTAGGGTTTACAGCACTGTTTTTCTGATGATAACTGCTTTTCTGGTGTCAGTAGAATGCCCAAAATATCGATGAAAAAGGACAAATATCTGGTGTTAAGGCTGGGTCTTAAAAAGGTTCCCTTTCTGCTTGATTTGGAGTATCATTTGGAGAAGAATCTCCACCCTTGGTGAAGTCCTCTCAGTCCTGTACACACCCCCATACCACAGTAAAAGCCTTTCCTGTGGTTTTCCATCTCACCACAGCAATACTGCTCAAGACTGAATGAGAAAGGTTCTCCTCTCATCCATCATTGCAGAGAAAGCtgagctactgaatgccttctttcatagaatcatactttgcttcagtctttacagccaaggccagccctcgggaagcccagtccagcaaggagaggaggatggccaggacagcagaggacttgccctgggtggatgaagaagagattaaagacttgttgggcaagcttagcactcataagtcaatgggtcctgatgggatgcatcctagagtgctgagagagctgctgatgtggttgctaagcctctctctatcatttttgaactaTCATGgagcacagatgaggtgcctgagggctggagaaaagccaatggcactgcaggctgcaacagGGGCAGGGATGACCCAGGGAACTCCAGGctgctcagcctcacctccatccctggaaagtgatggaacatctcatcctgaatgtcatcactgaacatatgaaggaaaagatggttatcagggggagtcaacatggattcaccaaggggaaatcctgtttgaccaacctgatgccttctatgagtgcatcaCTCATAGATGGAtaaggagagagcagcagatggcatctaccttggcttcagcaaggcttttgacactgtctcccacagcatcctcatcagaaagctcaagcagtgtggctgggatgagtggacagtggggtggatggagagctgctgaatgacagagcccagagggtggggatcaatggcacagagtcgagttggaggcctgtggccagtgaggctccacagggatgggttctggggccagtctggttcgacatcttcatcaaccacctgggtgagggcacagaggcaccctcagcaagttccctgttggcaccaaactgggagcactggctgattccccagaggctgtgctgccattcagtaggatctcaaccagctggagaattgggcagagaggaacctcctgaggttcaacaaggacaagtgcagagtcctacatgtggggaggaacaaccccatgcagcagtacaggctgggggtgacctgctggagagcagctctgcagagacacacctgggagtgctgggtgataataaactgaccatgagccagcaacgtgccctcatggccaagaaaccaatggcagcctgggatgcatcgagaagagtgtgggcagcaggtcaagggaggttcttctccccctctcctcttcctctcctctaaagatcccttccaaccctaccattctgtgattctatgatcacaaCTCTCAGTCCATGGCCAAACACTTGCTTCTTCCTCTATGAATAAGGAAGGTCTTTTGGGCACCCAGGAGAGCAAGAGAAACTTGAGCCCCTGTTGCTGATTACTCTTACACTATACAGTACTCTGTATCCTCATCTCAGATTTAGGTGTGAGATGTCTCCTGCCCAAATCAGGGTTCTCAGGTGCTGACACttttcttcacacactgaaaaTGGCTTTTTATTTGAACAGCACAGGACTCTTGACAGACCCCATCCCCGTTTCCTTGCTGCAGAGACATCTGTGGGCATGGCCACCCCAGCTCAAAGCTTGTCAGACTGCACAGACCTCTACCCAGACCTGCAGGATGAGGTCAGGGTGGAGTCCTTTTAGTGCAACCTCAATACTTCCCCTGGTTACCATTTTCCACTAACCTATCCCTTCAAATTACACTCGAAGCTACATCTAGCACCACAGAGCACTCAAACACCACATGCAACAGTTGCTTTTCCCCTGGAACATTCTAAAGATCCTTCACCAGGCAAGCTGCACaagtttcttcttcttcttagGCCTCACTAAACCTTCATTTACACATTGGAAATCActttaaatggaagaaaatgacTCACTAGTAACTGGAAGGGCTTGGAGATGTGTAGTCTGTATGTATGTTTCCAAACTACCACACAGACTTCTACTTGGATGTCCCTCTGTGGAAAAGGACCCAAGGCTCCATCACATGCTTTTTTGTTCACCCTTTGATGAAGGATGCACACAGGCACATCCCTCCCTACGTGCCTTACTGCCTGTGTTCTCAAACACCTGCACAGCCACAGTGTCTTTGGAACATGCACCACAGACAATGTATTTCCAAAGCTACCTGTACAGCCAGTGTATCTGCAAGACTTTCCACGTTCAGTAGGAACAACCTGTCTGCTCACTAAGGGGGAAAGCAAGCAGCTGAGCTGTCACACTGCTGTCACCAATGGTAAATGCACTAACCAAGAAAGATTTCTAGTGAAGTGTGACTGGAACAGGGCTTATTTTTGTCAGTTAATTCAGGAGCAGTACTGTGCTTGCCATGTTCTCACACTTCAGAGCAGCAGTGAAGGCAGTATTGCCATTCTGCAGCACCCCTCTCCTGAAACACTCTGAAGTGGTGTTTGAATGtatgagaaagcaggaaaaggaactGGGACATTCTCTTCCTGGGATCAACACTTACTTTTTCAGTACTGGGATAACCCTGGAGGTTTTCATCACCAGAAAAACACAAGCAAAGAGACCAAGTGTTTCTATTGAGCAGTACTCAGAAGACATCAGCTCACTTCCATAGTGAAGCTGACAGTGGCCCAAATGAAGTCAGATTTTTACTAAACTGCTTTGCTTTGTACTAAGGTGCATGTTAAATACTTCCTAAACAATCCACTCCTATAACCAAGGAGGACTTTTGCCTTCATAACCTGATAAGGCTTTCTCCTGAGATGATAAACTTGAGGGATCAAAGttatacttaaaaaaagagaacagagacAGACTTTTTTCCATACCAAGTCTTACTTTAAGTCCTTGTTCTGCCTCGATGCAGTGTGCTGCTGTTAGGACCCAAGATGGATGGATGAGGACACCTCCACACAGAAATTTTCCTTTGGTGTTCTGCAGCATAATCtgaaacaaaagagagagaggtCTGACACTGGGTAGAGCATGGCTTCATAAAATCCTGTACACATGCTGCTTGGTGGCTGCACAGTGCCCAGAGGCATCAAGCACCAAAGTGTGGCACATGAAGCCAAAGCTCTACAGTGGGACAGCAGCACTATGGGTTAAGGCCTCTGTGGAACACCTATTAAAAAGCTTTGAATGTTCTTCATCATCCTAATCAGAGTGGGATGAGGCTGgtcactgcagagcagcacttTGGTACTTGAAAGCTTTGAGACACAGAACTTGAATGAAGGGATTATTCTTGTGTCCACAGCACATCAGAGACAGTGCATCACCTCAGGCTACAGTGGAAAAGGGCTTTTAAAGTCAAAAAGGCTCTGCTTCTGTGTATTCACCAGTCCCAGCATAAGCTCTGTGAGGTCTCCCCGTTCTCTGCCATATCCCaacctgctctgtaaagctatGGCATATTTTGCTGATTAAATCTGCCACCTTGAATTTCTGACAGATGAGGCTTCTAAGAACAGATCCACACAGAGAGGGGCAGAAGGTGACCTCACACTCCCACCAGAAAGGATCCCTCCCATGAGCTGCAGTGACCAAGTGGCCTTGCCCACGACAGAGCAACATGGTAGGTGTCACCCCATCCCCTCTCCTGACATTGCTGGTGAGGCAAGACAACAAAGCTTTGCACCAGTGCTGAGGTCAAGTGTGCTAACAGATAATAaaccaccttttttttctctgttacttCAACTTTTGGGTTGCTTTTGAAAACCAGAAGCTAAGGGAATCTTAGCTTCATGTGACTGCATCACTAGTAATGCAGGAGTCTTTCTGGAGCAGCTaggcaggcagagctgtttgggaAGAGCCTGAGCTATGTGTGGTGGCAAACTCTTGTCTCCTTACCTGCCAAGGGCTGATTCCCCTTCTCCCTGTTTTGCCCTCAATGAGCCGGATCTTGAAGCCCACTTCAGATTCGCTGTAGTCTATTTTCACCCTTCCACAGGGGAACTCCACTACAGGAGACAAAGAGAAGTCAACTGGCAAAGGTCAGATTCACCCAATACAAAACCTTTCTAAAGcatttccttcatttctctAACCTAGGCACTGCCATTCAGAAGCTTCATGGAAGTCCCTCAGCTCTTTGCAGGGGAGGCAGGTTCCCCTGTGTGTCTCCACGGGCCAAACACAGGTTAAGGGCCATGAAGTGGGTATGGAGGTGGGAAATGCAGGCACAGAGCTAACCCTGCATGGAAGGGATGCTTTGAAAAGTAGTACAGAGTGCACTGTGGGCAGTTCTGCCATAAAAGCCTTGCACTTCATGGAGGCTGGAGTAGGAAATCCCTCCCCTTACCTACGGGCTGGCACGTGGTGTGGTCATCCATGAGCTGGTACCCCGAGGCACAGCTGCAGGAGCGCTGCTGCTTGGAGGGGTCATCGCTGCAGAAGTGTTCACACCCTCCATTACTGACAGAACAGTTGGTGTATTTGacctctgtggaaaaaaagcaaccacAACCAACAAAACCACGATCAGAAGTGGGAAAGACAAAGAGTCACAGGAAGATCAAGTGGCAAAATGAGAGTGTGACTGGAGAGAGCAACAGCTGACAGTGGATTGGGCTGACAGTCGTGGGCTTTGTGGCACTCGTGCTCTGAGACAGCAACAGACTTCGGTGCAgggtgaggaaggaggagatggagaaaagAGAGACTGCTGTCAGGGCAAGTATAGTGGAGAAAGGAAATCCAGTGCCACTGAGTGCAAGTCAGAGGGTGCAAAGGGCTGATGACACATCCCTGGACACACTATCCAGCTTTAGTCTGAGGAAGAAACGGTCCCAGTAACGACAACCCAATATTTGCAATGGGTTGTCTTTTCCCCTGTTCTGTGAGCAACCCATCACCCTTGTGCTCAAAGTTCTCAAGTCACTGAAAATCCTGCTTTGTAGAATCAGGCCCAGTACTTTTGTAAAACTCAGATAGCTCAGACCTCCAAAGCTCTCCCATGGCAACACAGAGCTGATGTGGCTTTAGACACACACAGACCACATGGTGAAGCAACAGAGCATCACATCAATAAAGACACTGAGTATACTGTGGGATGACAAAGTGCTGATCCCTGTTACACAGAGATCCCTGTCACAAAGCATTATGTGATTTCAGAGGGGATTCAAGCAGCATTACCATAATTGCACAAAAACCCTTCCCAGCCTTTGTTACAGATGCAGGAAAATTTCCCAATGTTGTCCTTGCAGATCCCGTTGGAACAAGGCTGTGGGTCACACTGGTCTCCATCTgaaacagaagcaggaaaacaTAGTCCCTGAAGCATCCTGAGCTCACAGATCAAACACTAACACCAACACACCATCCCCAAGCATTGCCCACAAAGTGTGAGGAGGTGAAGCTCCTCTTTGGACCACGTCAAGCAGGGGCAGAGCATCAGAGAGCACTAGTGCCTTAGCTCTGGGGAGACAACAGATGATAGGCACAGATGCACCTCCATTTTTTAGGAGGTTGCTAGTGTGATAGAGCAGGAAAACATTCTTTGCACACCCCATAAGAGAATGAGAATTTGAGTCAATAtgtgagcacagcagcaggaaggctgaGTGCCAGTCACTCCTGAGGAAACGCTGAGAGGTGATTGGGAAAGTCTTCACTTACCCACATACTTGCTCCAAAAATTTAGctgtgaagaaacaaaacttgTATTAAGGTCATAAGCAGATTTTTAACAAACAAGTGATTTAAAGTGTTTCATGAGTCCCCTTGGTCAACAGCACCAGTCTCATTCTTCTTGACAGCGTAGTGAGTGGCACTATAAACCAACAAAACTGGCCAGCCCCGATGTTCAAGCGTTGCCTGTACTCAGCACAGATCCCCTGCCCTGCTTGCAGACCCACCAGCACCACAGTCCCTCACTATCCCCAcagcttctctgttttcttggtCACCTGTGTTGCTGAGTGCACTGTTGTGCAGTTTTATCAGTTAGATAAAAGGTGGCTATTGTGAAGACAGACTCCACTCCTCTGTGGGGTCTGAGGTGCCCAGCAAGGACTGATTCACCCTGTGTGGCAAGTCTACTCTGCTTAGCACAGTAAGAAAAAGTCCAAGCCAACACAATGACTGAGTGTGGAAAGGAATCAGTGATGCTGACAGCAAAGGTAGTGTCCAACTGCAAACACCAGGtttggaggaggagagggaaggcagTGATAAGAGAAAGGTTTGTCAGGCACAGGTGGGAGACCCGTGATACAGTGAGAGGCAGCCAGGCTCACAAAGGAACAACAGAGGGCAAAGGACTGCAAGGACTGGGAAAAAACTGTGGCAGCAAGAACAGCCAACAGAGTCAGGCAGGGCCCAAAACCTCACCATTAGCCCAGGTGGGGTGTGCACGAGCATCCAAGTTTTGTGGTAACTTGACAACCAGTGTAACACAATTATATTCAAAACCATGGCTACCCCTCAGGAGGCAACACCCCTCAACACCACTACAGACTTGGGATTGCAAACCCTCCCAACTTACTGTTGCTTCCCTGGTTTCAAATATCTCACTGGCCTCCTCAAAGTCACATGTCTCCTGGATGCACTCTCGCTCCACAGAGCCTGCTTTGAGCTCTTCCAGAAAAGAGTTTGCCCGCTTCTGGATTCTCAGGACTTGGTTTGCATCCCTACTGCTGTAaaatactggaagaaaaaaggtGAAAGCACCAGCAGGGAAAGGATCTGGCTGAAAGCTGGTAGTGCTCCTTCCCAAAGGACACTGGCCACAGCAATAACCACTCTCCAGACGGCAAGAGCCTGCCCTAGAGCTGGGCTGGCAGTGGTGTGCAGGCTCCAGCCTGTGCTCCGGGGCACTCAGAGGGCTCACGGGGGCTGTGGTCAGCAGCCATCGTGGCCCAGGGCTGGGTTTGTCATCCTCTGCCAGAGGGAGTCCAAGCCCCTGAGGGGAACGCGTGCAGCCACTCCCTGTGcctggcagaggagcaggagcagcacctGCAGTGACTGCAGAAGGGTGAAGGGCATCTCCCAACCCACAGCTTACCCGAGGCGCTGCCCAGTGACGAGCCGGCCGCCAGCAGCACCCCTACGACGAGCTTCCACATCCCGCAGCCGcctgagggagaggagggggaggagggggaggaagggcagcgctgctgggctgcagcacggCCCGgggaacaggcagctgctgtcacACAGCTCCGCACGGAACGCTGAGCCGCCCCAGCCCTCACTACGCACCCTGCACACGGGTGTGCTGGTTCCCTTCagcccaccagcagctcccccacGACACGTCTGGCTCGCCCCCACACGCTCCCCTCGCCGCTGGACGCTGCTGACAAGCTTTCTGCCTCTCAGACACAGCTGTACTTGGGAACCCCGAAGGAGACCAGCCCTGGAGCACTTACTGCTTTACTCAGAGTGAATCAGTGTCATCTGCTCTTCCACCATCAGCTCTGCTGGAACCTGGTTAATCCATAACTTCAGATATTGACTCTTCAGAGTGACATGAGGTGCTTTGGTTTTAGTTATTAAACAAACAGTGCCTGGGGGGAGCTTAACAATTTACCTGCAtgcaggagaaaagagaaacagctgATGCATCCACTCTGTGTTCTTAAAGCCTTCCCATGCTCTGGCCAGTAGACAAGGCTGTATTTAGTTTGTAAGTGTGACCACTGAGAAATCCTACCACCTCCTCACAGCACACAACCGCTCTACAGGGACACATATTGCTAATTTTCCACCACTAAGCAGCCAAGGCAACCAACTCCCTGCACAGCCATGAGCAGTCAGTGCCTGCCCCATCAGCTCCCTGACGTGAGGAGACAGGCCAAGGCCAAGAAGCTTGTACCAGCGTGCTGCATCTGCTGGTGTACTGGACCACAGAACCTTCTATTGAATTTGGAATATCACACATTTTAGAGAAAACCCATCACCTTTTCCAGGGGTTTCCTTGCATCCCTGATCCCCAGAGCTCATGGCACGGGGATCCCCCAGGACCTCAGCTCACACCACTGACACTGCTTAGGACAGCTCTCACTGCTTACACAacgtttttctttttcccttagaGCCTTGGCCATGGACTTTGTTGAAAACAAGCTCTCTTTAAACAAAGGTGTCAAAGTTCATCCATttgtgctgaaggaaaaaaaaagaccgtGGCATCCACAATCACGTCTGGGGAAGATGTGTGCACTGTGAGGCTCTGCTGGTAGACTCCTTGTACCCAATTCAGCCACTTCTGATGGCATTAAGGatcttttttcctgaaaatgaagTTTATGCAACACACTTGAAGACCGAATAATAGAAACATTTCAGttgaaaaggcctttaagatcatcaagtcccagccctgccctcagcctgcccagTCCAGCactgaccctcagcacctcaccccagggctttgggatccctccagggctgggcactgccccagctccctgggcagcctggcacaggggctcacacccctcccagggaaaaagctcttcctcagctccaacctcaccCTCCCTAGAAGGCTAGAagaggggaaagaggagaaaacagagaaacgaTGAGATTTTGGCAAGCCAGAGGCTCCACATCATTTTGAACACCACTATGGAGAGCTCTGATTCACGGTGGCTTACAAACAGGCATCAATAATCCAAGGAAACCACCTCCTGTATCACAGATCTTTCAAATTTCAGAGCTTAAAGACACCCCCTCCTTACACCCTGAAAGGAAAGAGCACACCAGAACGCACACTTTGTCttcttgttcctcctctgcattAAACAGCCAATTGCTTTGGTTTTGCCTCTTCTACAGGAAACCTTCTGGAAAACCCTCAAATATCTTCTCAGGATTCAGCTTCTTAGCCAGGAATCCTGAACCACTCCAGTTCTTCCAATCTGCAGTTGGAATTTAAAATGGAACTTGTCCATAAATTACTTACAGAGAGATGTGAATTCTGACAGAAAAGAGAACTGAGGTGGCAAAGCCACAAAGCCTCAAAGTCACAGCTCTTCAGCAATCCACCCTGTGTTGCACACATCAGTCCCTCCCACTTCACCTGAACAGATTCTCCTTTGGAACAAATCTGAGCAGTGGAAGCACTGAGCCTACTTCACATGGGGACACTGGAGAGCACTTCCAACATCTCCCTCATCTGGGCACTCATTTCCTCCAAGACTTGTACAAACACCATGTTCTGTGAGCCATCTCTCCACATGAACCATCTGAAATTGGACAGCAAGCTCCAAAGAGGGGAAAGACAGGCTGATACACACAGCACCAGCCAAACCACACTGCTCCTGCTTCCCTAGGAAACCAAGTTAAGTCTCCTTGGGCTGCTCTGAACAGGTCCTTGGAGGCCAAGGTTTTGCACCACTGACAGAGGAGCACATTACCAGGAACACAAAAACAACTCCTGCTGAGCAAGAAACAACACAGAAACAACTCCAGTTTGCAGCCTGGGAGCAGGAGTAATTTGCCAACCTGTGCAGAGGGGAAGCTGCTCCTGTGACAGTCCCTCTGAGCCTGGTCACTGCCTGGCTGCTAC from Colius striatus isolate bColStr4 chromosome 12, bColStr4.1.hap1, whole genome shotgun sequence includes the following:
- the LOC104560104 gene encoding vitamin K-dependent protein C, which produces MWKLVVGVLLAAGSSLGSASVFYSSRDANQVLRIQKRANSFLEELKAGSVERECIQETCDFEEASEIFETREATLNFWSKYVDGDQCDPQPCSNGICKDNIGKFSCICNKGWEGFLCNYEVKYTNCSVSNGGCEHFCSDDPSKQQRSCSCASGYQLMDDHTTCQPVVEFPCGRVKIDYSESEVGFKIRLIEGKTGRRGISPWQIMLQNTKGKFLCGGVLIHPSWVLTAAHCIEAEQGLKVRLGKFHRLRTEADEQTVWVDKCVSHENYSKESSDNDIAMLHLAEPVTYNKYALPICLPSRSLAEQQLTTSGKQMVVTGWGSTSDVHTNYSTFLSYIEIPMVPRNECAQVMNFAISDNMLCAGSLGDRKDSCSGDSGGPMVTKYRDTWFLVGLVSWGEGCGRKEKFGVYTKVSQYLEWIQHHIDGMAAAWKGRF